The proteins below are encoded in one region of Pseudomonas putida NBRC 14164:
- a CDS encoding acetolactate synthase large subunit — protein sequence MAKAADVVVQCLENEGVEYVFGIPGEENLDLLESLRKSKIKLVLTRHEQSAGFMAATYGRLTGKTGVSLSTLGPGATNLVTASAYAYLGGMPMMMITGQKPIKKSKQGRFQIIDVCGMMDPITKYTHQFASADNIPSRMREAFRLAEEEKPGAVHLELPEDIAAEQTDALPIPRSLHRRPLAEHVAIQAAVEKLQNARNPILVIGAGANRKMTAKVLKQLIDKTGIPFITTQMGKGVVDERHPRFLGNAALSSGDFVHRAVEAADLIVNIGHDVIEKPPFFMVRGGTEVIHINFRSAEVDAVYFPQVEVIGDIANAVWQIGEALTETSHWDFTRLMAIREANEAQIAEGADDNRFPVYPQRLVADIRRVLPSEGIVALDNGIYKIWFARNYKAHKPNTVLLDNALATMGAGLPSAMAAHLVHPDRPVISVCGDGGFMMNSQELETAVRLGMHITVVILRDDGYGMIRWKQANMGFTDFGLDYGNPDFVKYAEAYGANGHRVESAEGLLPLLEHCIKTPGVHVIDCPVDYSENDRILNSELRERALAV from the coding sequence ATGGCCAAGGCCGCCGATGTCGTTGTGCAATGCCTGGAAAACGAAGGTGTCGAGTATGTATTCGGCATTCCCGGTGAAGAAAACCTCGACCTGCTCGAATCCCTGCGCAAGTCGAAGATCAAGCTGGTACTGACCCGTCACGAGCAGTCTGCAGGCTTCATGGCTGCCACCTACGGCCGTCTGACCGGCAAGACCGGCGTCAGCCTGTCGACCCTTGGCCCTGGCGCCACCAACCTGGTTACCGCCAGCGCCTACGCCTACCTGGGCGGCATGCCGATGATGATGATCACCGGGCAGAAGCCGATCAAGAAGTCCAAGCAGGGCCGCTTCCAGATCATTGACGTGTGCGGCATGATGGACCCCATCACCAAGTACACCCACCAGTTCGCCTCGGCCGACAACATCCCGTCGCGCATGCGCGAAGCCTTCCGCCTGGCTGAAGAAGAAAAGCCGGGTGCGGTACACCTGGAACTGCCGGAAGACATCGCCGCCGAGCAGACCGACGCACTGCCGATCCCGCGCAGCCTGCACCGCCGTCCGTTGGCCGAGCATGTGGCCATCCAGGCTGCCGTCGAAAAATTGCAGAATGCGCGCAACCCGATCCTGGTGATTGGTGCCGGTGCCAACCGCAAGATGACCGCCAAGGTCCTCAAGCAGCTGATCGACAAGACCGGCATTCCGTTCATCACCACCCAGATGGGTAAAGGTGTGGTCGACGAGCGCCACCCGCGCTTCCTCGGCAACGCAGCGCTGTCGTCGGGTGACTTCGTGCACCGCGCCGTCGAAGCCGCTGACCTGATCGTCAACATCGGCCACGACGTGATCGAGAAACCGCCGTTCTTCATGGTCCGTGGTGGTACCGAAGTCATCCACATCAACTTCCGCTCTGCCGAAGTCGATGCTGTTTACTTCCCGCAGGTCGAAGTGATCGGTGACATCGCCAACGCCGTGTGGCAGATCGGTGAAGCCCTGACTGAGACGTCGCACTGGGACTTCACCCGCCTGATGGCCATCCGTGAAGCCAACGAAGCACAGATCGCCGAAGGCGCTGATGACAACCGCTTCCCGGTCTACCCGCAGCGCCTGGTGGCCGACATCCGTCGCGTACTGCCGTCCGAAGGCATCGTTGCCCTGGACAACGGCATCTACAAGATCTGGTTCGCCCGCAACTACAAGGCGCACAAACCGAACACCGTGCTGCTGGACAACGCCTTGGCCACCATGGGCGCCGGCCTGCCATCGGCCATGGCGGCGCACCTGGTGCACCCGGACCGCCCGGTGATCTCGGTGTGCGGCGACGGCGGCTTCATGATGAACAGCCAGGAGCTGGAAACGGCTGTACGCCTTGGCATGCACATCACCGTGGTGATCCTGCGTGACGATGGCTACGGAATGATCCGCTGGAAGCAGGCCAATATGGGCTTCACCGATTTCGGCCTGGACTACGGCAACCCGGACTTCGTCAAATACGCCGAAGCCTACGGTGCCAACGGCCACCGCGTGGAAAGCGCCGAAGGCCTGCTGCCACTGCTGGAACACTGCATCAAGACCCCAGGCGTGCACGTGATCGACTGCCCCGTCGATTACAGCGAGAACGATCGCATCCTCAACAGCGAGCTGCGTGAGCGCGCCCTGGCGGTGTAA
- a CDS encoding nitrilase family protein, translating into MSESCSPVSPVRIAVIQYDPQVGLEHCERNLDRGLALARRAVGEGANLIVLPELANTGYAFNSRAEAYAHAETLQDGPSLKAWADFAKEYQVYLAAGFSERDGLKLYDSAVLFGPEGRLGHYRKAHLWNQEKLWFTPGDLGFPVFETPIGRIGLLICWDIWFPEVPRLMAAQGADIICSLNNWVWTPPPLFDEAGRCMASYLTMTAAHVNNVYIAAANRVGSERGGRFLGCSLIAGTNGWPIGEVGSAEAEEILYADVDLSSARSAPIWNTLNDLPRDRRTDLYDASLGYRLHGPMPR; encoded by the coding sequence ATGTCTGAATCCTGTTCCCCCGTCAGCCCTGTACGTATCGCTGTCATCCAGTACGATCCCCAGGTCGGTCTTGAGCATTGTGAGCGAAACCTGGATAGAGGGCTGGCACTGGCCCGGCGCGCAGTAGGCGAAGGCGCCAACCTGATAGTGCTGCCTGAGCTGGCCAATACCGGCTATGCCTTCAACTCCCGCGCCGAAGCCTATGCCCATGCAGAGACGCTGCAGGACGGCCCCAGTCTGAAAGCCTGGGCGGACTTCGCAAAGGAGTACCAAGTTTACCTGGCCGCCGGTTTTTCCGAGCGCGACGGGCTGAAGCTCTACGACAGCGCCGTACTGTTTGGCCCTGAAGGCCGGCTCGGGCACTACCGTAAGGCTCATCTCTGGAACCAGGAAAAACTCTGGTTCACCCCCGGCGATCTGGGATTCCCGGTATTCGAGACGCCGATCGGCCGTATCGGCCTGCTGATATGCTGGGACATCTGGTTCCCGGAAGTCCCGCGTCTGATGGCGGCGCAAGGCGCCGACATCATCTGCAGCCTCAACAACTGGGTATGGACCCCGCCACCATTGTTCGATGAAGCAGGGCGCTGCATGGCCTCGTACCTGACCATGACCGCAGCGCATGTCAACAACGTTTATATCGCCGCCGCGAACCGTGTCGGGAGCGAGCGGGGCGGGCGCTTCCTGGGGTGCTCGCTGATCGCCGGTACCAATGGCTGGCCGATTGGCGAAGTGGGCAGTGCAGAGGCCGAAGAAATTCTCTATGCGGATGTAGATCTGAGCAGTGCACGCTCGGCGCCGATCTGGAACACCCTCAACGACCTGCCACGAGACCGGCGTACCGACCTCTACGATGCCAGTCTTGGCTACCGCTTGCACGGGCCCATGCCACGTTGA
- a CDS encoding asparaginase: MIEHSSLPRLSIASLGGTVSMQAQAVGCGVTPTLDCEQQLLQVPQLRQMAQLNVASLCLVPSASLDFATLLDVLAWARCEVERGAQALVVSQGTDSLEESAYFLDLLWPFDAPLVMTGAMRSASQPGNDGPANLLAAAQVALAPDSCGRGVLVVMNDQVHRAARVRKTASMAIAAFESPGCGPLGEVVEGEVVYRHPPARREVLPIPHRTDQRVALLEACVDADTALLQAVATLGYEGLVIAGFGAGHVAASWSEVLEHLAPTLPVVVATRTGNGPTARTTYGFAGAEIDLQKKGVYMAGQLCPRKCRILLWLLIGTDRRHELRDWLLHY; this comes from the coding sequence ATGATTGAACATTCGAGCCTGCCCAGGCTGTCGATCGCTAGCCTGGGGGGCACGGTCAGTATGCAGGCCCAGGCTGTTGGGTGTGGTGTGACGCCAACCCTTGACTGCGAGCAGCAACTGCTTCAGGTGCCACAGTTACGCCAGATGGCGCAATTGAATGTTGCTTCATTGTGCCTGGTCCCTAGTGCATCGCTGGACTTCGCGACGTTGCTGGATGTGCTGGCATGGGCCCGGTGCGAGGTGGAGCGCGGAGCCCAGGCCTTGGTAGTGAGCCAAGGGACCGATAGCCTGGAGGAATCGGCTTATTTCCTGGATCTGCTGTGGCCATTCGATGCGCCATTGGTGATGACCGGTGCCATGCGCTCGGCCAGCCAGCCGGGCAATGATGGGCCGGCCAACTTGTTGGCTGCGGCTCAGGTTGCATTGGCACCAGACAGCTGCGGGCGAGGTGTGCTTGTGGTGATGAATGACCAGGTCCACCGCGCGGCAAGGGTGCGCAAGACGGCCAGCATGGCGATAGCCGCGTTCGAGTCGCCGGGATGTGGCCCATTGGGCGAAGTGGTAGAGGGGGAAGTGGTCTATCGTCATCCGCCAGCACGACGGGAAGTGCTGCCCATACCGCATCGCACCGACCAGCGCGTTGCCCTGCTGGAAGCCTGCGTGGACGCAGACACGGCGCTGCTGCAGGCTGTGGCTACATTGGGTTATGAAGGATTGGTCATTGCCGGCTTCGGCGCTGGGCATGTTGCTGCTAGTTGGTCCGAGGTGCTGGAACACCTGGCGCCCACCTTGCCAGTAGTGGTTGCCACGCGCACAGGTAATGGGCCAACCGCGCGGACAACCTATGGGTTTGCTGGTGCAGAAATCGACCTGCAGAAAAAAGGCGTATACATGGCAGGGCAGCTCTGCCCGCGCAAATGCCGAATCTTGCTGTGGCTGTTGATTGGCACCGATAGGCGACATGAGTTGCGGGACTGGTTGTTGCACTACTGA
- a CDS encoding UPF0149 family protein has product MLPVLSEKELDRLEDLLITYGNDYSVLNLAELNGFFTALASSPVAVFPEQWLPAVAGGKVPKFKKPAHEEAYTALMLRYANQVKEALTDDVDHFEPLFEESEGEVGTVIVMEEWCFGYMRGTQIAGWGELPQEQDQLLKVISLHGLEDNFELLDQMSEQDIQACVPKVIEAARTIFRFHRLQN; this is encoded by the coding sequence ATGCTCCCCGTACTCAGCGAAAAAGAACTCGACCGTCTCGAAGACCTGTTGATCACCTACGGCAACGACTATTCCGTGCTGAACCTGGCCGAGCTCAATGGCTTTTTCACCGCGCTGGCCAGTTCGCCGGTCGCCGTCTTCCCGGAGCAATGGCTGCCCGCAGTGGCCGGTGGCAAAGTGCCGAAGTTCAAGAAGCCAGCGCATGAAGAAGCGTACACCGCGTTGATGTTGCGCTATGCGAATCAGGTGAAAGAGGCATTGACTGATGACGTCGACCACTTCGAGCCGCTGTTCGAGGAAAGCGAGGGCGAGGTGGGCACTGTCATCGTCATGGAGGAGTGGTGCTTCGGCTATATGCGCGGCACCCAGATTGCCGGGTGGGGTGAGTTGCCGCAGGAGCAGGACCAGCTGTTGAAGGTCATTTCCCTGCATGGGCTTGAAGATAACTTCGAGCTGCTTGATCAGATGTCCGAGCAAGATATTCAGGCGTGCGTGCCGAAAGTGATTGAGGCAGCACGCACGATTTTCCGTTTCCACCGGCTGCAAAACTGA
- a CDS encoding UPF0149 family protein has product MSKAITDQELDELGELLFKYGNDDAILDISELDGFMNALCSSPRLVPPSEWLPEVSGGKLPAFKTQAQARRYTDLIIKFYNTVAVMLSEATDELNLLFEVRDTEQGEIVVLEEWCFGYMRGVRLGKWTALPVSLRKHLDAIALHGQEEGFAILDTMSLEEHQATVPQVVEAVHVLYLYQRQQRFG; this is encoded by the coding sequence ATGAGTAAGGCGATCACTGACCAAGAGTTGGACGAACTGGGTGAGCTGCTTTTCAAGTATGGCAATGATGACGCCATACTTGATATCAGCGAACTCGACGGTTTTATGAATGCCTTGTGTAGCTCGCCGCGCCTGGTGCCCCCGAGTGAGTGGCTGCCTGAGGTTTCCGGTGGCAAGCTGCCTGCGTTCAAAACGCAAGCACAGGCTCGACGCTACACGGACTTGATCATCAAGTTCTACAACACTGTAGCGGTCATGCTCAGCGAAGCCACGGATGAGCTGAACCTGCTCTTTGAGGTCAGAGACACGGAGCAGGGCGAAATCGTGGTGCTTGAAGAGTGGTGCTTCGGGTATATGCGCGGCGTTCGTTTGGGAAAATGGACAGCGTTACCTGTCTCACTTCGAAAACATCTCGACGCTATTGCCCTGCATGGTCAGGAGGAGGGTTTTGCCATTCTCGACACAATGAGCCTGGAGGAACATCAGGCCACCGTTCCGCAGGTGGTTGAGGCAGTGCATGTCCTTTACCTCTACCAACGCCAGCAGCGATTTGGCTGA
- a CDS encoding glutathione S-transferase family protein, whose protein sequence is MSNPIKLYNFPKSGHAHRIELMLSLLNLPTELVFVDLAKGAHKQPDFLALNPFGQVPVIDDNGTVIADSNAILVYLAKKYDNGTWLPEEPAAAARVQRWLSVAAGPLAFGPAAARLVTVFGAAFNTDEVIARAHTLLKVIDAELAKAPFLAGSTPTIADIANYSYIAHAPEGNVSLEPYANVRSWLARIESLPGFVAMPRTVIGLQTSA, encoded by the coding sequence ATGTCGAACCCGATCAAGCTCTACAACTTCCCCAAGTCTGGCCACGCCCATCGCATCGAATTGATGCTGTCGCTGCTCAACCTGCCCACCGAGCTGGTGTTCGTCGACCTGGCCAAAGGCGCGCACAAGCAGCCGGATTTTCTGGCCCTCAACCCGTTCGGCCAGGTCCCGGTTATCGATGACAACGGCACGGTGATCGCCGATTCCAATGCCATCCTCGTCTATCTGGCCAAAAAGTATGACAACGGCACCTGGTTACCCGAAGAGCCCGCTGCCGCCGCCCGTGTGCAGCGCTGGTTGTCGGTGGCTGCCGGCCCGCTGGCCTTTGGCCCCGCTGCTGCGCGCCTGGTGACCGTGTTCGGCGCTGCGTTCAACACAGACGAAGTCATCGCCCGTGCCCATACCCTGCTCAAGGTGATCGACGCCGAGCTGGCCAAGGCGCCATTCCTGGCGGGCAGCACGCCCACCATCGCCGACATCGCCAACTACTCGTATATCGCCCACGCGCCAGAAGGCAACGTGTCGCTGGAGCCCTATGCCAACGTGCGCAGTTGGCTGGCACGGATCGAGTCGCTGCCGGGCTTCGTGGCCATGCCGCGCACTGTGATCGGGCTGCAGACCAGCGCCTGA
- a CDS encoding pyridoxamine 5'-phosphate oxidase family protein produces the protein MQQPPDHRPSPWHAGEKTLQEKVGVAERMEAFGQKVIRDYMPDQHRSFYHQLPFMVAASVDVLGRPWATLLEGPEGFVSSPDPRVLTIDTTLPADDPATPGLVAGQAVGLLGIELHSRRRNRINGQIRQAAEGQLQVRVEQSFGNCPQYIQLRDYTRVAEPAQARVDATTLDATCVSLIQAADTFFVASYVEQGDGQRAVDVSHRGGRPGFVKVEGNRLIIPDYAGNLHFNTLGNLLVNPRAGLLFIDFRNGNVLQLCGRAEVLLDSPAIQDFEGAERLWTLEVEQVVWRPAAVSLRWAFKEYAPTSLMTGTWAEADARLQQRQRQRQWQAWRVLRVEQESRDIRSFYLEPPSDSRVVFAPGQHIPVQVQIDGEAAMIRTYSLSSAPSDGYLRISVKAQGPASRHLHERVKPGDVLDVRSPMGSFTLDEQSTRPLVLIGAGVGITPLLAMLREQLSKGQARRIHLFHGARTLADLPFGQELASLRQQAGGLLHVHRALSQPEDHAVAGQDYEFTGRLGIEQVKATLALDDYDFYLCGPGSFTQDLYEGLRTVHVPDARIHAEAFGPSTLRRHTDAGQPTLQQPPAASEPVPVYFAASAKEARWAPGSGTLLELAEARGLAPDFSCRGGSCGTCKTRLVSGQVHYPNPPAELPEAGSVLICCAVPAQVEEGIQALVLDI, from the coding sequence ATGCAACAGCCCCCGGACCACCGCCCCTCGCCCTGGCATGCGGGCGAGAAAACCCTGCAGGAAAAGGTCGGTGTAGCAGAACGCATGGAGGCGTTCGGGCAAAAGGTCATTCGTGACTACATGCCCGACCAGCACCGTAGTTTCTATCACCAGTTGCCGTTCATGGTGGCCGCCAGTGTGGACGTTCTTGGCCGGCCTTGGGCCACCCTGCTGGAAGGGCCGGAAGGGTTCGTCAGCTCGCCCGACCCTCGCGTGCTGACGATCGACACCACGCTGCCAGCAGATGACCCCGCCACCCCGGGGCTGGTAGCCGGGCAGGCGGTCGGCCTGCTGGGTATCGAACTGCACAGCCGTCGGCGCAATCGCATCAACGGGCAGATCCGCCAGGCTGCAGAAGGACAACTGCAGGTTAGGGTGGAGCAGTCGTTCGGCAACTGCCCGCAGTATATCCAGTTGCGTGACTACACCCGCGTTGCCGAGCCCGCCCAGGCGCGTGTCGATGCGACCACACTGGATGCCACATGTGTCAGCCTGATCCAGGCTGCCGACACGTTCTTCGTCGCCAGCTATGTCGAGCAAGGTGACGGCCAGCGCGCTGTGGATGTTTCTCACCGTGGCGGCCGGCCAGGGTTCGTCAAGGTCGAGGGCAATCGGCTGATCATTCCGGACTACGCGGGCAACCTGCACTTCAACACCTTGGGAAACTTGTTGGTGAACCCGCGGGCCGGCTTGCTGTTCATCGATTTCCGCAACGGCAACGTGCTGCAGCTGTGCGGGCGTGCCGAGGTGCTGCTGGACAGCCCGGCCATCCAGGATTTCGAAGGCGCCGAGCGGCTGTGGACGCTGGAGGTGGAGCAGGTAGTGTGGCGCCCGGCTGCGGTTTCCCTGCGCTGGGCGTTCAAGGAATACGCACCGACCAGCCTGATGACTGGCACCTGGGCCGAGGCCGACGCACGCCTGCAGCAACGCCAGCGACAGCGCCAATGGCAAGCCTGGCGTGTGCTGCGGGTGGAGCAGGAGAGCCGCGATATCCGCTCGTTCTACCTTGAACCGCCCAGCGATAGCCGCGTGGTCTTTGCGCCAGGGCAACACATTCCGGTACAGGTTCAGATCGATGGTGAGGCCGCGATGATCCGGACCTACAGCTTGTCGAGCGCACCGTCCGATGGCTACCTGCGTATCAGCGTAAAAGCGCAGGGCCCCGCCTCTCGGCACCTGCATGAGCGCGTCAAGCCAGGGGATGTGCTGGATGTGCGCTCGCCTATGGGCAGTTTCACGCTGGATGAGCAGAGTACCCGCCCGCTTGTGCTGATTGGCGCCGGCGTAGGTATAACGCCGTTGCTGGCCATGCTGCGTGAGCAGCTGAGTAAAGGGCAGGCACGGCGCATCCATTTATTCCATGGCGCTCGCACCCTGGCCGACCTGCCATTCGGGCAGGAGCTGGCAAGCTTGCGGCAACAGGCTGGCGGCTTGCTGCACGTTCATCGCGCCCTGAGCCAGCCAGAAGACCATGCCGTGGCCGGGCAGGATTATGAGTTTACCGGCCGGCTGGGCATCGAGCAGGTCAAGGCGACGCTGGCGCTGGATGACTACGATTTCTACCTGTGCGGCCCGGGCAGCTTCACTCAGGACCTGTATGAAGGGCTGCGCACGGTGCATGTGCCGGATGCGCGCATTCACGCTGAAGCCTTTGGCCCGTCAACGCTGCGGCGCCACACGGATGCCGGCCAGCCCACCTTGCAACAGCCGCCTGCGGCCAGCGAGCCAGTACCTGTGTACTTCGCGGCGTCGGCCAAGGAGGCGCGCTGGGCACCAGGCAGCGGCACCCTGTTGGAACTGGCCGAGGCGCGTGGGTTGGCGCCGGATTTCAGTTGCCGGGGTGGGTCGTGCGGTACCTGCAAGACCAGGCTGGTGAGCGGCCAGGTGCATTACCCGAACCCACCGGCAGAGCTCCCGGAGGCGGGGTCGGTGCTGATCTGTTGTGCGGTGCCGGCGCAGGTTGAGGAGGGGATACAAGCGCTGGTGCTGGATATCTGA
- a CDS encoding LysR family transcriptional regulator, whose amino-acid sequence MDQIHLMKVFVAVGELESFAAAARRLDISPAAVTRAVSALEDQLGVKLLLRTTRSVRLTEAGGRYLEDTRHILASIHEANEAAAGINATPKGDLAVTAPILFGKKFVMPCIVRYLQQYPDVDVSAYFLDRVVNMVEEGMDVAVRIGPLPDSGLKALRVGRVRRMLCASPDYLARHGVPKHPSDLAGHSVIGTTNLSPRAGWRFGVTEEPTLVRMKPRLTVTSNDGAIAAASGGLGIARLLSYQVADELASGQLQVILAEYEEAPWPIHVLHRESKYGSAKVRAFIDMLAQALRAQQLD is encoded by the coding sequence ATGGACCAGATCCACCTGATGAAGGTGTTCGTCGCGGTAGGTGAGCTGGAGAGCTTCGCCGCCGCCGCGCGCCGCCTGGACATTTCCCCGGCCGCCGTCACCCGCGCCGTTAGCGCCCTGGAAGACCAGCTTGGCGTGAAGCTGCTGCTGCGCACCACCCGCAGCGTGCGCCTTACCGAAGCCGGTGGCCGCTACCTGGAGGACACCCGGCACATCCTGGCCAGCATCCACGAGGCCAACGAGGCGGCCGCTGGCATCAACGCCACCCCCAAAGGCGACCTGGCAGTTACCGCCCCGATCCTGTTCGGCAAGAAGTTCGTCATGCCCTGTATCGTCCGCTACCTGCAGCAGTACCCGGACGTCGATGTTTCCGCCTACTTCCTCGACCGTGTGGTGAACATGGTCGAGGAGGGCATGGACGTGGCCGTGCGCATCGGCCCGTTGCCCGACTCCGGGTTGAAGGCGTTGCGGGTCGGCAGGGTACGGCGCATGTTGTGTGCGTCCCCCGACTATCTGGCGCGGCATGGCGTGCCGAAGCATCCCTCCGACCTGGCCGGGCATTCGGTGATCGGCACCACCAACCTGTCGCCCCGTGCCGGCTGGCGCTTTGGGGTGACAGAAGAGCCAACCCTGGTGCGTATGAAGCCGCGCCTGACGGTGACCAGCAATGACGGGGCGATCGCTGCCGCCAGCGGCGGGCTGGGGATTGCCCGCCTGTTGTCGTACCAAGTGGCCGATGAGCTGGCCAGTGGGCAGTTGCAGGTGATCCTGGCGGAGTACGAGGAGGCGCCCTGGCCGATTCATGTGTTGCATCGCGAGAGCAAGTACGGCTCTGCCAAGGTCAGGGCCTTCATCGACATGCTGGCGCAGGCGCTGCGGGCCCAGCAGCTGGACTGA